A part of Terriglobia bacterium genomic DNA contains:
- the rplC gene encoding 50S ribosomal protein L3: MAINGILGKKVGMTQLFDSNGDVRPATVLQAGPCVVTQRKTGNKDGYEAAQIGLVEFVKETRLNKPMRGHFGKNNLPPVKFMKEIDIAVDGATGDGDQTKVGDRVLVDIFDGERFVDVTGTSKGRGFAGVVKRHHFRAGPSSHGSMFTINGSIGSSAFPSRVFAGMRMAGHMGNARVTTRNLRILGIDKDENLLVVEGAVPGPNGAYVVISKSKRPPRERRGFAGSGTVDPLKASKRATKKKS, encoded by the coding sequence ATGGCAATCAACGGAATTCTCGGTAAGAAAGTCGGCATGACGCAGTTGTTCGACAGCAACGGCGACGTGCGCCCGGCGACCGTCCTGCAAGCCGGACCCTGCGTCGTCACGCAGCGCAAGACCGGCAACAAGGACGGCTACGAAGCGGCGCAGATCGGGCTGGTGGAATTCGTCAAGGAAACGCGGCTGAACAAGCCCATGCGCGGCCACTTCGGCAAGAACAATCTGCCGCCGGTGAAGTTCATGAAGGAAATCGACATTGCGGTGGATGGCGCCACCGGCGACGGCGACCAGACCAAGGTCGGGGACCGCGTGCTGGTGGACATCTTCGACGGCGAGCGCTTCGTGGACGTGACCGGCACCAGCAAGGGACGCGGGTTCGCCGGCGTCGTCAAGCGCCACCATTTCCGGGCCGGCCCCAGTTCGCACGGTTCCATGTTCACCATCAACGGTTCGATCGGCTCCTCCGCTTTCCCGTCGCGCGTGTTTGCCGGGATGCGCATGGCCGGTCACATGGGCAACGCGCGCGTCACCACGCGCAATTTGCGCATACTCGGAATTGACAAGGACGAAAACCTGCTCGTCGTCGAGGGCGCCGTGCCCGGACCCAACGGCGCGTACGTCGTCATCAGCAAGTCGAAACGGCCGCCGCGCGAGCGCCGCGGATTCGCCGGCAGCGGCACGGTTGATCCGTTGAAGGCTTCCAAGCGCGCCACGAAGAAGAAGAGTTAA
- the rpsJ gene encoding 30S ribosomal protein S10: MGKERIRIRLKAYDYRVLDQSTGEIVETARRTGAQIAGPIPLPTVKNKYCVLRSPHVDKKSREQFEIRTHKRLLDILEPTQQTVDALMKLDLPAGVDVEIKAFGKEHK; this comes from the coding sequence ATTGGAAAAGAACGAATTCGGATCCGGCTGAAGGCTTACGACTATCGCGTGCTCGACCAGAGCACGGGCGAGATCGTGGAAACCGCGCGCCGCACCGGCGCACAAATCGCGGGCCCGATTCCTCTGCCCACGGTCAAGAACAAGTACTGCGTGCTGCGTTCCCCGCACGTGGACAAGAAGTCGCGCGAGCAGTTTGAGATCCGCACCCACAAGCGCCTGCTCGACATCCTCGAGCCAACGCAGCAGACGGTGGACGCGCTCATGAAGCTCGACCTCCCTGCCGGCGTGGACGTGGAGATCAAGGCGTTTGGGAAGGAACATAAGTAG